The window CCCCGACCGAACCGTGGAAAGCCGCCGGCGGACGGCCGGCGGGCGGCCGGGAGGCGGCCCGGGAAAACGGGTAGACCCCAGCCATGACCACGCGGCCCCTGACCACCCGGCGGACCGAACCCGACCTGGCCGACCGCATCCACGGCGGCTGGCTCGGCCGGATCGCGGGGAACATGCTCGGCAAACCGGTCGAACAGGGCGAGGTGTGGACCCGCGAACGCATCGACCGCTATCTGCGCCGGGCGGCGGCCCTGCCGCTCACCGACTACCTGCCCGAACCCGCCGACGCCGAGGAGAGCGCCGTACTGCGCCCGGAGTGGCGGGCGTGCGTGCGCGGCCGGATCCACGGCAGCTGCCGGGACGACGACGTGGACTACGCGATCCTCGGGCTGCACCTGCTGGAGACCCACGGCTTCGGGTTCTCCACCGAGCAGGTCGGCGATCTGTGGCTGTTGCGGATGCCGTACCTGCAGACCTTCACCGCGGAACGGGCGGCGTACCGGAACCTCGCGAACGGGCTGAAGCCGCCGCTGACGGCGACGTACGAGAACCCGTACCAGGAGTGGATCGGCGCGCTGATCCGCGCCGACGTCTACGGCTGGACCTGTCCCGGCGAACCGTCGCGCGCCGCGGGGCTGGCCCGCCGGGACGCGGTCCTCTCGCACACCGGCAACGGCGTGTACGGGGCGATGTTCGCGGCCGCGCTGGTCTCGGCGGCCTTCACCGCCGCGACCGTGCGGGACGCGCTGGAGACGGCGCTCGGGGTGATCCCGGCGAGCAGCCGCCTCGCCCGGACGGTCCGGCGGGTCGCGACCCTGCACGAGGCCCGTCTGCCCTGGGAGGAGACCCTGGCGACGCTGTCGGAGGAGACGGCCGGCCTCGGCTGGATCCACACGGTGCCCAACGCGGCCGTGCTCACCGCCGGGCTGCTGTACGGCGACGGCGACTTCACCCGGACCATCGCGCTGACCGTGCGCGGCGGCCTGGACACCGACTCCAACGGCGCGACCGCCGGTTCGGTGGCCGGGGTCGTCACCGGTGCGGCGGCGATCCCGGACCAATGGACGGAGCCACTGGAGGACACCGTCCGCAGCGCGGTGTTCGGCTTCGACGGGGTGCGGATCAGTGCGCTGGCCGAACGCACCCTGCGCCTGGCCCGGAGCGGGTCGTAGCCGGGTGACGGCTGGTTACCCTTCCTGGATGACCACGACTCCAGACTTCGCCGCGTACATCGCAAGCCTGCCCCGGGTCCTCGCCGGTGCCGCCGCGCTCTTCCGGGACGACAAGGGACGGGTGCTGCTCGTCGAGCCGAACTACCGCGAGGGCTGGGCGCTGCCGGGCGGCACCATCGAGTCCGACGACGGGGAGACCCCGCGCCAGGGCGCCCGCCGGGAGACGCTGGAGGAGATCGGGCTCGACCGTGAGCTCGGCCGGCTGCTGGCCGTGGACTGGGTGCACGGCACGGGCCGGCCGCCGCTGGTGGCGTACCTGTACGACGGCGGTGTCCTCGCGGAGGCCGACTTCAAGGCGATCCGCCTCCAGGAGGAGGAGCTGCTGTCCTGGCGTGTGGTGCCGCGCGAGGAGATCCCCGAGCATCTGCCGGGTGCCCTCGGCCGCCGGGTGCTGGCCGCCCTCGACGCCGTGACGGACGGCTCCCCCACGGTCGAGCTGGAGAACGGCCACCGGGTCGCCTGAGACACGCGGCGCCGCGGAGGCGCCCCTCAGCCCTCGGGGTCGCGGGGCTTGGCGTCGACCTCGCGCAGGGCGTCGTCGCGGGCGGCGACCCTCGCCTCCGTGCGGTGTCCGCGCTCGATGTAGTCGCGGACGACCAGTTCGACGGCGTCCTGCGGATTCCCGACACCGGCGAGCACCATGACCTCCACGACGAGCTGGGCGTCGAGCGAGACAGTCACCTTGGCCATGCCCGGACGCTAGCATCGGGGGTTCCCCGCCGTGACCCGTTCCGCCCGACCCGGCGACCGTGACCGGTTCCGCCCGACCCGAGGACGACGACCGCCGATGCCCCGCACCACGGACCCGCTCGACGGCCCGCTCGACGACCGCGGCGACGTCCGCCGCGTCCTCGCGGTACCCGTCACGCTGCTCACCCTCGTCGCCGCGTTCTTCTGCTGGGCCGCGCTCGTCACACGTCCC of the Streptomyces sp. 1222.5 genome contains:
- a CDS encoding ADP-ribosylglycohydrolase family protein, encoding MTTRPLTTRRTEPDLADRIHGGWLGRIAGNMLGKPVEQGEVWTRERIDRYLRRAAALPLTDYLPEPADAEESAVLRPEWRACVRGRIHGSCRDDDVDYAILGLHLLETHGFGFSTEQVGDLWLLRMPYLQTFTAERAAYRNLANGLKPPLTATYENPYQEWIGALIRADVYGWTCPGEPSRAAGLARRDAVLSHTGNGVYGAMFAAALVSAAFTAATVRDALETALGVIPASSRLARTVRRVATLHEARLPWEETLATLSEETAGLGWIHTVPNAAVLTAGLLYGDGDFTRTIALTVRGGLDTDSNGATAGSVAGVVTGAAAIPDQWTEPLEDTVRSAVFGFDGVRISALAERTLRLARSGS
- a CDS encoding NUDIX hydrolase; the encoded protein is MTTTPDFAAYIASLPRVLAGAAALFRDDKGRVLLVEPNYREGWALPGGTIESDDGETPRQGARRETLEEIGLDRELGRLLAVDWVHGTGRPPLVAYLYDGGVLAEADFKAIRLQEEELLSWRVVPREEIPEHLPGALGRRVLAALDAVTDGSPTVELENGHRVA
- a CDS encoding type II toxin-antitoxin system VapB family antitoxin; the protein is MAKVTVSLDAQLVVEVMVLAGVGNPQDAVELVVRDYIERGHRTEARVAARDDALREVDAKPRDPEG